In the genome of Halobacterium noricense, one region contains:
- a CDS encoding DUF1028 domain-containing protein, producing the protein MTFSIVAHDPETDAVGVAVQSKFVGVGAAIPFASADAGAVATRRFANGDGEDQLVNAIWHGLSRLDRK; encoded by the coding sequence ATGACGTTCTCCATCGTCGCGCACGACCCCGAAACCGACGCGGTCGGGGTCGCCGTCCAGTCGAAGTTCGTCGGCGTGGGCGCGGCCATCCCGTTCGCCAGCGCTGACGCGGGCGCTGTCGCCACGCGGCGTTTCGCGAACGGCGACGGCGAAGACCAGCTCGTGAACGCCATCTGGCACGGGCTCTCGCGGCTCGACCGGAAGTGA
- a CDS encoding DUF7528 family protein → MVEKSDRSPDFSVERRGSRVAVTVGDEELLLSREDAAELRDSLDDALTARETFVNTVGVHRADGSYVVERRGADSSGNRKVFDSFDALERLCQRLPAEFTADDLSASGLTAGRRHMVLWHLAEHPAFDVSLASRQPLTAEKTATEVVEP, encoded by the coding sequence CTGGTCGAGAAATCCGACCGCTCGCCTGATTTCTCCGTCGAGCGCCGCGGCAGCCGGGTCGCCGTCACTGTCGGCGACGAGGAACTGTTGCTCTCCCGCGAGGACGCCGCCGAGCTCCGCGATTCGCTGGACGACGCACTGACCGCCCGAGAGACGTTCGTGAACACCGTCGGCGTGCACCGCGCGGACGGCAGCTACGTCGTGGAGCGCCGCGGGGCCGATTCGTCGGGCAACCGCAAGGTATTCGACTCCTTCGACGCGCTGGAGCGACTCTGCCAGCGCCTCCCCGCAGAGTTTACTGCCGACGACCTCTCCGCGAGCGGGCTGACGGCGGGCCGCCGACACATGGTGTTGTGGCACCTCGCCGAACACCCCGCGTTCGACGTCTCGCTGGCGAGCAGGCAGCCGTTGACCGCCGAGAAGACGGCAACGGAGGTGGTCGAGCCGTAG